DNA from Elaeis guineensis isolate ETL-2024a chromosome 2, EG11, whole genome shotgun sequence:
CTAAAGTAACATATATGTAGCAGATCATTAAGTAAACTTTTATGAGTTTGCTAGTTAGAAAAGTCTTCTTATAATGATCTGTGGTCAGTAAACATATAAATTGATCATGGAATATATCTGCGTAACGAGGAACCAATTTTATAAGTCAAGAGCTTTGTTGATGAACAAATAAAGTAAAAGCAACATCATGACACAGGACAGAAGGGTGCAGTCCAACTTCAAAGATCTCTTTGGACCTTGCCACTAGAAAACACCTCTGAATCCTAATAATTttggtctgagtgatgacatgcaCGTGTTGCAGACAGGGACCAAAAATGAATCTGGACCTCTCCAAGAATAAACTGAGTTTAATTTTTCCCTTTTGGTTAGACCTACAATTCAATTATTCATTCATTGTCAATTTATCATGGGTATCAACTAGTTCAGTTGATAAAGTTGCTAGGAGTTGTTACTGGTGATTTGGATTTGAATACTCACCTGGATTTGAGTAGCCATTATGGAGCCTTACATTGAGATAATTTATGAAATTTCTTCATCTTGGAAACTTTTCAACTAATGAAACTGCATTGTTATGGATTCATACAATTGAAATCCAGGATCACTTCTAGCATTATCAGGCTTATATCCAATGATAACAGCACTGTCAGTGAACCCAAGCCAGCAATCAACACCAGTTTATTTGCTACCACGATTCTCTGAGAGTGCACAAAGTGGCCGTGATTGGAGGGTGCCGATCGAAGCCCCACCGCAGCTATGGTCATCGCATGTTGGCAATGCCTTTGAGGAAAGGGATGAAATCGGCAACTTAAATATTCAATTACAGGTTTCAGTTTGCTCCTACCAGTGGTTCAACTTTCAGAAGATGTTTGGTAATTTGTTAttcctgctttttttttttggtcaaacCAAAACTTATTAAATCAATCTAGAGTAAATACAACCATGGTAATCAGCAAATAAAATGTCCTACAATTAGAAGTCAAGTCAGATACTGACAACCACAAAGTAGGTTTTAATGAGCAGCAATAAGTGATGTCATCCAATCCACAGTACATTAGTTTCTCTAAAACACATGTTTTACTTCAAAGCTCTGTAGAGATGCATCCATGCGTAAACAATTCTGCATCAAGATAATGATTACTAAATTGTGAAGAAGCTGAACCAGTCAACCATTTAATGACTGTCAAGGAATCTCCCTCTAAAAAATATGAGaggtttcaaaattttaattgacTTGTCCCTGCTTTTTAAGAACAAAAGCTATACATGAAGTAGAAAACAGCGAGATGCAAATAAACCACACTTATCTCCACTTAAAATAGAAGCTTGACATGATGCGGAGATCATTTCTACACAAAAAAAGGCTTCCTTGGCTGACACTTCTGCCTTCATACACATAGATCTAACGCATTATAAAGAAGATTACCCTCTGACTGTTTGGTCTTACGAGTGTCGGTGAAACTTTGTCATTGTTATCATTGAAAAAAGAAACTTTGGCATTGGATCAAATGGACAACTTTTGGTTGACATCAAATCAGTTCACAAACGTCTGCAGGGTATAACTGGCGCACAGGGAAGCTGGATCCCTCTTTCATGAACACGGTTGAAGGCAAGGAAGCATTGCTACCCCACCTGGTCAGTAAACAGTCTCTGTTCTACTTCAAGATTTAACAAAACAACGGGGGAGTTTCACAAATCGTTCAGCTGCTGATTTGCTATGTGAGGATTTAAGCTGGACGTCGGGGTTAAAGAGCAAACTAAAAATAGTGATTGTTAATCAAGGATGGATACTTCACCATGTTGATATTTCAGCAACCTTAAAGACTTCAAAAACCATATATTTaagaaaaattgatatttttttttaaaaaaaacttttgcCGTATTTGGAATTATGAGCATCAAAAATTGAAAGATTTAAATAGTGGTTAATCTGCTCATCAAAAAAAAtcctacccaaaaaaaaagataaccaGCTTCGTATTATTTATGATTCACCAAAACATGCATACAAAAGTCATGAAACTATTCTGTAATTTGTGGACTATCAAATAGTTAATAGTTCATCTATTTACATTTGTAAAGAAGTACTTATCATATTGGAATTCATCAAAAAGTAAAATTTTCAAATAGTGTGAAGCGTGCTGCTCTCATGGAATACATGCTCGAAAATATGCCATAAGTGGAGCTGGTCTGTTCTCATGGTAATGTCGTTCTTTTTTTCATACATTTCTTAGGTTTCAGTTGAACTGGACTCGACCGGAGCATGTAGCCGGTGCACTGTGAGCAATGCCTCCGAACACTGGAACAAGCCAGCAGATTTCCCAGTGATCAATCCAGCCTTATCAGGCCAGAGAAACACCTATATTTATGCTGGCACAGCTTCTGGCTCCCACCGATTCTTGCCGCATTTCCCGTTTGATAGCATAGTGAAGCTCAACCGTTCAGATGGATCAGCAACTTCATGGTCGGCAGGGAGCAGGGAGTTCATTGGAGAGCCTATATTTGTCCCCAGAGGCACTAAGGAGGATGATGGCTATATTCTTGTCGTAGAGGTCAGAGAACACTTGCTGGTTATATGTTTGTCTTATTTGGTCAGCTGTGGAGcgtttcttttcttcattttgagtgttctttttctcttttcgctCCACAGTATGCAGTTGCAAGGCAGAGATGTTACCTTGTGGTATTGGACGCAGAAAGAATAGGAGAAGCTGATGCACTTGTAGCCAAGCTTGAAGTGCCAAAACATTTGACGTTTCCTCTCGGCTTCCATGGATTTTGGGCCGACGGAGGACAATAACAAATAAGTTGAACTCTGAAGAAGAAAATGTGATTACTTCACTCTCATGCAACCTTCTTagaagttattattattatttttttgggtaCACTCTTGAAGCGCATATCACTGTAATCTATTTTCTTAATGGACACAAATTAATCCTATCTCAGTATTGGAGAAATGTAGTTACAAACTTTAGCAGCCTTTTACTCTTCTTTTCAAACACTTGATGAAAGAAAGGACATGGCGTGTATTTTTTTCCTTTCNNNNNNNNNNNNNNNNNNNNNNNNNNNNNNNNNNNNNNNNNNNNNNNNNNNNNNNNNNNNNNNNNNNNNNNNNNNN
Protein-coding regions in this window:
- the LOC140855190 gene encoding carotenoid cleavage dioxygenase 7, chloroplastic-like — encoded protein: MGIEANPKKIKASSTCATRTPRRKSKLDCNFELKQKKEFVISDHLISMIGLSRITTMFYLATVSSSMYLTYNSIIHSLSIYHGYQLVQLIKLLGVVTGSLLALSGLYPMITALSVNPSQQSTPVYLLPRFSESAQSGRDWRVPIEAPPQLWSSHVGNAFEERDEIGNLNIQLQVSVCSYQWFNFQKMFGYNWRTGKLDPSFMNTVEGKEALLPHLVSVELDSTGACSRCTVSNASEHWNKPADFPVINPALSGQRNTYIYAGTASGSHRFLPHFPFDSIVKLNRSDGSATSWSAGSREFIGEPIFVPRGTKEDDGYILVVEYAVARQRCYLVVLDAERIGEADALVAKLEVPKHLTFPLGFHGFWADGGQ